The window CACCATGCATACCACCAATAGGTATTTTAAGGGAACACGGCCAATAAACATTAGCAACAGACATGTGGAAAGTAACATGACTGCCGTAGACATATTGGCAATAGCGATAAGCAAACAAATGATGCCTATCCAAATGATAATTGGAATAAATGTTCCTTTAATATCTGTTATTTTTCGTTGCCTCTTGGCCAGCATGCCTGCTACCGCAGATATTAATGCAAGTTTCGCCAAGTCAGAAGGCTGAAAAGCTTGATTAATAATTGGGACAGTAAGCCACCTGTTCGCCTCGTTAATAGTTGACCCAAAGAGGTAAGTGATCATAAGTAATGGAACACTTACCCAAAGCGCAAAAAGACTCAGCTTTGAGAAATATTTATAGGGAATGTTATGTACTGCCCACATGACCACAATACTGGCGAAAATCAAAGCACTGTGCTTGAAAAGGTAGACTTCTGTATTGCCCCCCATTTTTCTGTAAGCAAGTGAACCTGTAGCTGAATAAACAGCCAAGATGCTGATCAAAGACAATAGCAGGACGATTCCCCAGATTACCGGGTCGCCTTTTAAATTGTCTTCTAGCCAGATTTTTACTTTAGTCATTGCTATTTATTCTTTAATGTAATTACAGCCTCCTTGAACTGATCCCCTCTGTCCTCATAATTCTTAAACAAGTCAAAACTTGCACATGCCGGAGATAAAAGGGCAACATCTCCCTCACTACCATTTTCTAATGACCACTGCACCGCCTCTCTGATGTCTTCTGTGGTTAATATGCAGGGTATTTTTCCGGAAAAAGCAATTTTTAGCTTTTCGTTATCTTTGCCTAAACATATCAGTAGCTTGACATGATCGATTACTTTATCATCCAGAAGCTTATAATCATTTCCTTTATCCACACCACCGGCAATCCAGATGAGTGGTTCCTGAAAAGCTCCAAGAGCAAATGCCGTAGCATCAACATTGGTGCCTTTACTGTCATTGATAAACTTTACTCCATTTATGGTGGCAACCTGTTCCATTCTATGGGCTGCATTGACAAAGTCCTTGAGGGCCGGACCGATTTTTGAGATGTCAGCTCCAGCCAATACTACAGTCATTGTGGCTGCAAGAGAATTGATAAAATTATGTTCCCCTTTAAGCACCATTTCATTCGTCGGCCAAGACCAATTAAGTCCATTAATCGCCAGATTCAATTTATTATCTTCAATATATCCCTTAGTTCCATTAAGGTTTTCAAGCCCTATTGGGACAAGCGTAGGATTGCCTTTTTGGCTTTTCATGGCTTCCGAAATATTGCTGTCCGGCTCAAAAAACACAAAATGATCTTGAGCATTCATCCTTTCGGTAAGCTTTATTTTCGCAGCTGCATATTCTTCTAAAGAATAATGGTACCTGTCCAAGTGGTCCGGGCTAATATTCAATAGCACCGCAATGGATGGTTTTAAGTCGATAAAACCTTCAATTTGAAAACTGCTTACTTCTAGTACCCACCAGCTGTGATCTTTCTCCACCAATTGCAAGGCCCAGCTTTGCCCTACATTTCCTCCCAAGCCTACATCCATTCCTGCCCTTTTCATCAAGTGATAGATGAGTAAGGATGTGGTAGTTTTTCCATTGGTTCCTGTAATGGCAATGACTTTTCCTTTTGAAAAGCGATAAGCAAACTCCAATTCATCTATCACAGGGATGCCGGCTTCTACTAACTTTACCACCAAGGGGGCACTATATGGAATACCTGGAGATTTGATGACCGTTTGCGCATCCAATAGAAGGTTTATGCTATGCTGGCCTTCTTCAAAGGCGATATTTTTTTCTTTAAAAGCCTCTTTTTTATTAGCGGCAATCTTACCTGCATCAGACACAAAAACCCTGTGCCCATGCTTATGGGCCAACAAAGCAGCCCCAAAGCCACTTTCACCGGATCCTAAAATAACTGTCTTCTGCATTTACCTTAACTTTAATGTTGCCAATGCCATGATTGCAAACAAGATTCCCAAAATCCAAAACCTAACGGTAATCTTTGCTTCAGGGATATTCATTTTTTGATAGTGGTGATGCAATGGGGACATCAAAAAGACCCTTCTGCCTTCACCAAATTTTTTCTTAGTATATTTAAAGTAACTGACCTGAATTATGACTGAAAGTAATTCGATAAGAAAAATTCCACACAATACAGGTAGTAGTAATTCTTTTCTTAAAGTGAGAGATAGCACGGCAATTACCCCACCAATCATAAGGCTTCCGGTGTCTCCCATAAAAACTTGTGCAGGATATGAGTTGTACCATAAAAAGCCCACACATGCTCCTACAAAGGCAGAGCAGAAAATTACCAATTCTCCTGAGTAGGGGATAAACATCACATTTAAGTATTGAGAAAAAGTGACATTTCCACTGATATATGCATATATGGCGATGGTAAGCCCTATTATAGCAGAAGTACCGGCTGCCAAGCCGTCAATACCGTCAGTGATATTGGCTCCATTAGAAACGGCAGTTACCACAAAAATCACAAGAATGATGTACAATATTGGGGTAAAATTGTCTCCCAAGAACCCGAAAACTACATCATAATTGAGCTCATTGTTTTTTAGAAATGGAATGGTCGTTTTCATGGATTTTACATCTTCAAAAGAAGGGGTAGCAACAACTCCTTCTTCAATTGATACACTTTCCTGAAATTCCCTTATCACCACATCTTCATGGAAGTACAAGGTGATGCCAACGATGATCCCTATACTGACCTGACCTACAATCTTAAATTTACCGGCTAAACCTTCTTTGTTTTTTCTAAAGACTTTGATATAATCATCCAAAAATCCAATTCCGCCCAACCAAAGTGTGGTGACCAGCAAAAGGATAATGTACACGTTGTAGATATCAGCAAACAAGAGAGTAGGAATCACAATGGCCGCCATGATCATGATTCCTCCCATGGTTGGAGTGCCCTTTTTTTCCAGTTGACCCTGAAGCCCAAGTTCTCTTACTGTTTCTCCAATAGATTTTTTCCTAATCCAGTCGATAATGGTTTTTCCGAGGGTAATGGTGATTAGTAAGGAAACCAATGCAGCCATGCCCGCCCTGAAGGAGATGTATTTGAATACGCCTGCTCCGGGCAAATCAAAAGTTTGGTCGATATAGTCAAA of the Cyclobacterium marinum DSM 745 genome contains:
- a CDS encoding FtsW/RodA/SpoVE family cell cycle protein, which produces MTKVKIWLEDNLKGDPVIWGIVLLLSLISILAVYSATGSLAYRKMGGNTEVYLFKHSALIFASIVVMWAVHNIPYKYFSKLSLFALWVSVPLLMITYLFGSTINEANRWLTVPIINQAFQPSDLAKLALISAVAGMLAKRQRKITDIKGTFIPIIIWIGIICLLIAIANMSTAVMLLSTCLLLMFIGRVPLKYLLVVCMVGALVLTTAILMGQRGGVFFSRIERFMNDDPAEIPFQAKHSYIAIATGGISGKGPGNSEQRNILPHPYSDFIYAIIVEEYGMIGGGFVLFLYLALLYRGMRVVAISTRPFGGLLSAGLSFSLVIQAMINMGVAVGLVPITGLPLPMVSMGGTSLIFTGISLGIILSISRGDHEDAFLNEQKSVPRKVKVA
- the murD gene encoding UDP-N-acetylmuramoyl-L-alanine--D-glutamate ligase; translated protein: MQKTVILGSGESGFGAALLAHKHGHRVFVSDAGKIAANKKEAFKEKNIAFEEGQHSINLLLDAQTVIKSPGIPYSAPLVVKLVEAGIPVIDELEFAYRFSKGKVIAITGTNGKTTTSLLIYHLMKRAGMDVGLGGNVGQSWALQLVEKDHSWWVLEVSSFQIEGFIDLKPSIAVLLNISPDHLDRYHYSLEEYAAAKIKLTERMNAQDHFVFFEPDSNISEAMKSQKGNPTLVPIGLENLNGTKGYIEDNKLNLAINGLNWSWPTNEMVLKGEHNFINSLAATMTVVLAGADISKIGPALKDFVNAAHRMEQVATINGVKFINDSKGTNVDATAFALGAFQEPLIWIAGGVDKGNDYKLLDDKVIDHVKLLICLGKDNEKLKIAFSGKIPCILTTEDIREAVQWSLENGSEGDVALLSPACASFDLFKNYEDRGDQFKEAVITLKNK
- the mraY gene encoding phospho-N-acetylmuramoyl-pentapeptide-transferase, encoding MLYHLFDYIDQTFDLPGAGVFKYISFRAGMAALVSLLITITLGKTIIDWIRKKSIGETVRELGLQGQLEKKGTPTMGGIMIMAAIVIPTLLFADIYNVYIILLLVTTLWLGGIGFLDDYIKVFRKNKEGLAGKFKIVGQVSIGIIVGITLYFHEDVVIREFQESVSIEEGVVATPSFEDVKSMKTTIPFLKNNELNYDVVFGFLGDNFTPILYIILVIFVVTAVSNGANITDGIDGLAAGTSAIIGLTIAIYAYISGNVTFSQYLNVMFIPYSGELVIFCSAFVGACVGFLWYNSYPAQVFMGDTGSLMIGGVIAVLSLTLRKELLLPVLCGIFLIELLSVIIQVSYFKYTKKKFGEGRRVFLMSPLHHHYQKMNIPEAKITVRFWILGILFAIMALATLKLR